Proteins from a genomic interval of Flammeovirgaceae bacterium SG7u.111:
- a CDS encoding AraC family transcriptional regulator: MGDIPIINIRQIKKEPDLEGSFSIRKLQEILDGNPMIQKLHRHDFYFCLVLEKASGRHEVDFTPYTVSNHSIFFLRPGQVHLLSLDARTKGFILQFNADSVYINDPTTTQLLRKASQTTLYEPTALESQQLLPLLETIFQEVNYKKEETEEMVRANLRIFFINLIRLQPSSPSLKHSSHTQEQLEKLSRLLETHISTSKQVSQYASMMHLSAYQLNAITKSLVGKTCSQLINEHILLEAKRYLLATSNQINQIAFHLGYEDVSYFIRFFKKHTGHSPEAFRHNFK; this comes from the coding sequence ATGGGAGATATTCCAATTATCAACATCCGCCAGATCAAAAAAGAACCCGACCTTGAAGGTAGTTTTAGTATCCGAAAACTTCAAGAGATATTGGATGGAAATCCTATGATTCAAAAGTTACACCGGCATGATTTCTATTTCTGTTTAGTTTTGGAAAAAGCTTCAGGTCGCCATGAAGTGGACTTTACCCCTTATACAGTTTCTAACCATTCTATTTTCTTCCTGCGCCCAGGGCAAGTACACCTGCTCTCGTTGGATGCACGCACCAAAGGATTCATTTTGCAATTCAATGCGGATTCTGTCTATATAAATGACCCAACTACTACCCAACTATTGCGCAAAGCAAGCCAAACTACGCTGTACGAACCAACTGCCCTTGAATCCCAACAGCTTCTCCCCCTTTTAGAAACGATTTTTCAAGAGGTTAACTACAAAAAAGAAGAGACAGAGGAAATGGTCAGGGCAAACCTGCGTATTTTTTTCATCAACCTGATTCGGCTACAGCCCTCCTCTCCTTCTCTCAAGCATAGCTCTCACACTCAAGAGCAATTAGAAAAACTGTCCAGACTTTTGGAAACCCATATTTCCACCAGCAAACAAGTCTCTCAATATGCTAGCATGATGCACCTGTCTGCCTATCAGCTCAATGCAATCACCAAATCTTTGGTTGGCAAAACCTGTTCCCAACTAATAAATGAGCATATATTGCTCGAAGCAAAACGCTACCTACTCGCCACCTCAAACCAAATAAACCAAATCGCTTTTCACCTTGGCTACGAAGACGTTTCCTACTTTATCCGATTCTTTAAAAAACATACCGGTCACTCCCCCGAAGCATTTAGGCACAACTTCAAATAA
- a CDS encoding PspA/IM30 family protein translates to MFGWLKRLFGIAEAETNAALSKLENPIKMTEQGIRDLKTDLNKSLQSLAEVKAMHIRAKKELEMAVKLERDYEAKAILLLQKAERGEIAQQDADRLATQALAKKEQLEQRVMSTKKNVDHYEPLVRKMETNVNKLKDQIGSWEGELKTLKARSKVSEATAKLNKQMARIDSSDTLSRLERMKEKVAEQEALAESYADIADTTNTSIDDEIDKVLGPSEGSGSEALTRLKAKLENQKLTQKEEPSQPEEGTGSQSSGTAAPTGGLSDLEKLKQKLKDSQ, encoded by the coding sequence ATGTTCGGTTGGTTAAAAAGATTATTTGGAATAGCAGAAGCGGAAACAAACGCAGCCCTCAGCAAATTGGAAAATCCTATAAAGATGACGGAGCAGGGGATAAGGGACTTGAAAACAGACTTGAACAAGAGTTTGCAGAGTTTGGCAGAAGTGAAGGCGATGCACATTAGGGCAAAAAAGGAGTTGGAAATGGCCGTGAAGCTGGAGCGCGATTATGAAGCAAAGGCTATTCTGCTTTTGCAAAAGGCCGAGCGTGGAGAAATAGCCCAACAAGATGCCGATAGGCTTGCTACACAGGCACTTGCCAAAAAAGAGCAGTTAGAGCAGCGAGTGATGAGTACCAAGAAAAATGTGGATCATTACGAGCCACTAGTGAGGAAGATGGAGACGAACGTGAACAAACTCAAAGATCAGATAGGTAGCTGGGAAGGTGAGTTGAAAACATTGAAAGCCCGATCAAAAGTGAGTGAAGCAACTGCTAAACTCAACAAGCAGATGGCCAGAATAGATTCGTCGGATACGCTTTCTCGCTTAGAAAGAATGAAAGAAAAAGTTGCTGAGCAAGAAGCCTTGGCAGAGTCGTATGCCGATATAGCTGACACAACCAACACGTCGATCGATGATGAAATAGACAAGGTACTTGGACCATCGGAAGGAAGTGGATCGGAAGCTCTTACCCGCCTGAAAGCGAAGCTAGAGAACCAAAAGTTGACTCAAAAAGAAGAGCCTAGCCAACCAGAAGAAGGAACTGGAAGCCAATCTTCAGGAACTGCAGCTCCTACGGGAGGCTTGAGCGATCTTGAAAAGCTCAAACAAAAATTGAAAGACAGCCAGTAG
- a CDS encoding methyltransferase domain-containing protein, whose amino-acid sequence MTNPDWDERYGQPSFAYGKEPNEFFKEWVSNFKPGTLLMPADGEGRNGVFAASLGWQVTSCDLSIEGKTKALKLAKEKEVSLEYLVGDFGKLNFQPESFDAIGLLYAHFSPEKKSDFHKRLSNYLKTGGIVIFEAFSKNHLPYVQANPKVGGPKNIDMLFSLEELKAYFPSFEVLHLAEEEVQLNEGAYHNGKGSVIRFVGRKRLQ is encoded by the coding sequence ATGACGAATCCTGATTGGGATGAACGCTATGGACAACCATCCTTTGCTTATGGAAAAGAACCAAATGAGTTCTTTAAAGAATGGGTTTCTAACTTTAAACCAGGCACACTTTTGATGCCGGCTGATGGAGAAGGGCGCAATGGAGTTTTTGCCGCGTCACTCGGTTGGCAAGTTACCTCTTGCGATTTGAGTATCGAAGGAAAGACCAAAGCCCTGAAGCTCGCCAAGGAAAAAGAAGTCTCTCTTGAGTATTTGGTGGGGGATTTTGGAAAGTTAAACTTCCAACCCGAATCATTCGATGCCATAGGGTTGCTATACGCCCATTTTTCTCCTGAGAAAAAGTCTGATTTCCACAAGAGGCTTAGCAATTACCTCAAAACTGGAGGCATCGTTATTTTCGAGGCGTTTAGCAAAAACCACTTGCCTTACGTCCAAGCCAACCCCAAAGTAGGCGGTCCTAAAAATATAGACATGTTATTTTCCCTCGAAGAGCTAAAAGCTTATTTCCCAAGCTTCGAGGTACTGCATCTTGCCGAAGAAGAAGTACAATTAAACGAAGGAGCATACCACAACGGCAAAGGCTCTGTGATACGATTTGTAGGACGAAAACGGCTTCAATAA
- a CDS encoding TlpA disulfide reductase family protein: MKKLIFYPLTLLILFCYFIGHAQELQVDPNTLIKDEAGNRVEQIKMRKLIMTGDWTLDPVKDKEGELLYMQLRKITEEEKAMMLKRMELREPSEKVGKKAPNFNIQTLDGKTLTSKNTKGKIVVLNFWFTSCMPCIKEIPELNEVYESYKNNPDVVFASITFDSKSDVNTFLEKHPISYPVVTDSRSTCRLFEIKGYPTNIIIDRDGNYADLVEGGFPHIDHYILNKIAKALKTK; the protein is encoded by the coding sequence ATGAAAAAGCTAATTTTTTACCCACTCACTTTACTTATATTATTTTGTTATTTCATAGGGCATGCGCAAGAACTTCAGGTTGATCCAAATACACTTATAAAAGACGAGGCTGGAAACAGAGTAGAACAAATCAAAATGCGCAAGCTCATAATGACGGGAGATTGGACTTTGGATCCTGTAAAGGACAAAGAAGGCGAACTTTTGTATATGCAACTTAGAAAAATCACAGAAGAAGAGAAGGCGATGATGCTGAAAAGGATGGAGTTGAGAGAGCCATCGGAGAAAGTTGGTAAAAAAGCCCCTAACTTCAACATTCAAACACTTGATGGGAAAACCCTGACCTCGAAAAATACCAAGGGAAAAATAGTAGTTCTCAATTTCTGGTTCACTTCCTGTATGCCTTGTATCAAGGAAATACCTGAGCTGAACGAGGTGTATGAAAGCTACAAAAATAACCCAGACGTAGTGTTTGCATCCATTACGTTCGACTCGAAATCTGACGTAAACACTTTTTTGGAAAAACATCCTATAAGCTATCCTGTAGTTACAGATAGTAGAAGTACTTGCCGATTATTTGAAATCAAAGGGTATCCAACCAATATTATTATAGACCGAGACGGCAATTATGCTGACCTTGTTGAAGGCGGTTTTCCACACATCGACCATTATATTTTAAATAAAATAGCGAAAGCTCTTAAAACGAAGTAA
- a CDS encoding ATP-binding protein — translation MSKVYNYKITTLIAYVFLLTGITSAALCKIPPSPEGLSLHKPSFWIEGDSVKAAYFNKVAAFYLQNKQADSAIYFSQKALEEYESTFPTCVTVKSYLTAARGHIEVKELGSALRFYMKSVKMLENMDESNPKRIPYLRSVYAEMGDLYKSWGLPKSALDYYLKVKSFMANDTAYESHIGNLQLITGVYLDMELYEKAVLIDQELLGLYYELDRREDVAVTLKKISDNFVKLEEHEAALEYSFKYLAINRELGNKVGVANALNDIGFIYKDLEDCHKSLSYFLQYLIQMQPLEKKGKTLSQYKETLLTIGLIYNYLGDLGVATSYTHALNYYDKKLKIDIAQSDKKEMARTCNLIADTYLKLKDEDKAEEFSLLGLGYGKMVNSMEVMSESYLNLYESYSKKKKMKKALTYFKLHDALEDSLHEQDIERRRDLMRKEMAENRMQYITNKREQMIIDEELSRLTIGQLELESERQRQELQLLTIDNELRETALKNEQLEKAQALQELRLIQQQIETERQERIIALLEKNKQIQELMIKKQELEKEEKQKEVKLLEKEKKYQELQLSKQETLTKYSVGIVILVSIILVLILYNYLHARRANKKLGIQKEQILTQAIKLEQSYKNLELLSHIGQDITSSLSVEKVAKAIYKNINNLMDATVFGVGIYNAQQETLNFTVLHNDEELSPSFFVPVKAKNQLAAYCYSHKKEIFIQDFENECAAYSLEKACEGLVSKEGKTPASLIMIPLLVQDKVIGVLTVQSYEKDAYTDYHLNLMRNIAIYAKIALENAAAYMQLAIKSENLKSANENIIAQKKTIELKNEELLELNEEKNHLIGVVAHDLRNPLAIAISLTNFVLSQTEGLGKTQTDGLNVTQRSLLRMDGMIKKILDVEAIDSNRINIQLEEVEMDKLLFSVGESLAEQAKKKKIQFVYQIETEQIQVNADRNYLTQVMENLMSNALKFSEPGEEVLVRVFDADDSVRLSVIDQGPGVSKKDRRKLFKKFQKLSAKPTGGEQSIGLGLSIVKKYMEAMGGKVWCDSNLGEGACFSIELAKASAISLIDDKNDEISVQG, via the coding sequence ATGAGTAAAGTGTACAATTATAAAATTACCACACTGATTGCCTATGTGTTCCTGCTTACAGGAATAACTTCGGCTGCGTTATGCAAAATCCCTCCTTCTCCCGAAGGGCTAAGTCTGCATAAACCTTCTTTTTGGATAGAAGGTGACAGCGTAAAAGCAGCTTACTTCAATAAAGTGGCAGCTTTTTACTTGCAAAATAAGCAAGCCGATAGTGCGATATATTTTTCCCAAAAGGCACTAGAAGAGTATGAGAGTACTTTTCCCACCTGTGTAACTGTAAAAAGTTATTTGACTGCGGCAAGAGGTCATATAGAGGTAAAAGAATTAGGCTCAGCACTAAGGTTCTATATGAAGAGCGTCAAAATGCTCGAAAATATGGACGAATCTAACCCCAAAAGAATACCCTATCTGCGAAGTGTATATGCCGAAATGGGCGACTTGTATAAGTCATGGGGTTTGCCCAAAAGTGCCTTGGATTACTATCTAAAGGTAAAAAGCTTCATGGCAAACGATACCGCTTATGAATCACATATTGGTAACCTGCAGCTTATAACGGGTGTGTATTTGGATATGGAGCTTTATGAGAAAGCCGTACTTATCGATCAGGAATTACTTGGCTTATATTATGAGTTAGACAGGCGGGAAGATGTAGCGGTTACCCTGAAAAAAATCAGCGATAACTTTGTGAAGTTAGAAGAGCATGAAGCTGCTTTGGAATATAGTTTCAAATATTTGGCTATCAATAGGGAGCTGGGTAACAAAGTAGGGGTAGCAAATGCACTGAACGATATTGGCTTCATCTATAAAGACTTAGAAGATTGCCACAAGTCTTTGAGTTACTTTTTACAATACCTGATTCAGATGCAACCGCTTGAGAAAAAGGGCAAGACACTGAGCCAATACAAGGAAACTCTTTTGACAATAGGGCTTATTTACAACTATTTGGGTGATTTGGGAGTTGCGACAAGTTATACCCATGCGCTCAACTATTACGATAAAAAACTAAAGATTGATATTGCCCAGTCCGATAAGAAAGAGATGGCAAGGACCTGTAACCTAATTGCCGATACGTATCTCAAGCTTAAGGACGAAGATAAGGCTGAGGAGTTTAGTCTTTTGGGCTTGGGTTATGGAAAAATGGTTAATTCGATGGAGGTCATGAGCGAGAGCTACCTCAACCTTTATGAATCTTATTCCAAGAAGAAAAAGATGAAAAAGGCCTTGACTTACTTCAAATTGCACGATGCCCTAGAGGATAGCCTTCACGAGCAAGACATAGAGCGCAGAAGGGATTTGATGAGGAAGGAAATGGCTGAAAACCGGATGCAGTACATTACCAACAAGCGGGAGCAGATGATTATTGATGAAGAGTTGAGTAGATTGACGATTGGACAGTTGGAACTGGAGTCGGAGCGTCAGCGTCAGGAGCTTCAGTTGCTTACTATCGATAATGAACTGAGAGAGACTGCTTTGAAAAACGAGCAATTAGAAAAGGCTCAAGCCTTACAAGAATTGAGACTGATCCAGCAGCAGATTGAAACTGAACGACAGGAAAGAATCATTGCTTTGCTAGAAAAGAACAAGCAGATTCAAGAACTGATGATCAAAAAGCAGGAGCTGGAAAAAGAGGAGAAGCAAAAGGAGGTAAAGTTGCTAGAAAAAGAGAAGAAGTATCAAGAATTACAGTTGAGCAAACAGGAAACACTTACGAAATACTCCGTTGGGATTGTGATTCTGGTGAGTATTATTTTGGTATTGATTCTTTATAATTACCTCCACGCACGGCGGGCTAATAAAAAGCTGGGAATTCAAAAAGAACAGATTCTCACCCAGGCTATTAAATTGGAGCAATCATACAAGAATTTAGAATTGCTGAGCCACATAGGTCAAGATATCACCAGTTCGTTGTCGGTGGAAAAAGTAGCTAAGGCGATCTACAAAAACATCAATAACCTGATGGATGCAACAGTTTTTGGTGTGGGGATTTATAACGCCCAACAAGAAACCTTAAACTTTACGGTGCTGCACAACGATGAGGAACTGAGCCCAAGCTTTTTTGTTCCTGTGAAAGCTAAAAATCAATTGGCAGCTTACTGCTATTCTCACAAAAAAGAAATTTTTATACAAGACTTTGAAAATGAATGCGCAGCGTATTCTTTAGAAAAAGCTTGTGAGGGTTTGGTTTCTAAGGAAGGTAAAACTCCTGCTTCGCTAATTATGATTCCGCTTTTGGTACAAGATAAAGTAATAGGGGTGCTTACGGTGCAGAGTTACGAAAAAGATGCCTATACCGATTACCATCTCAACCTGATGCGAAACATTGCAATCTATGCGAAAATAGCTCTGGAAAATGCTGCGGCGTATATGCAATTGGCTATTAAGTCGGAAAACTTGAAATCTGCCAATGAGAATATCATAGCCCAGAAAAAGACCATTGAGCTTAAAAATGAAGAATTGCTTGAGCTGAACGAAGAGAAAAATCACTTGATTGGAGTGGTTGCCCACGATTTGCGGAATCCATTGGCTATAGCCATCAGCCTTACCAATTTTGTGCTTAGCCAAACAGAAGGCTTAGGCAAAACCCAAACAGATGGATTGAATGTTACCCAACGCTCTTTACTGCGGATGGATGGCATGATCAAAAAGATACTAGATGTAGAAGCCATCGACTCGAACCGTATTAATATACAGCTTGAAGAAGTGGAAATGGACAAGTTGCTGTTTTCGGTTGGAGAAAGTTTGGCGGAGCAGGCTAAGAAAAAGAAAATTCAGTTTGTATATCAAATAGAAACTGAACAAATACAGGTAAATGCTGATAGAAACTACCTCACGCAAGTGATGGAAAACCTAATGAGTAATGCTTTGAAGTTCTCTGAACCGGGAGAAGAGGTGTTGGTACGTGTATTTGATGCTGACGATTCTGTAAGACTATCGGTGATAGACCAAGGGCCTGGAGTGAGTAAAAAGGATAGAAGGAAGTTGTTTAAAAAGTTCCAAAAACTCTCCGCAAAGCCAACAGGAGGCGAACAGTCCATTGGTTTGGGCTTGTCTATTGTAAAGAAATACATGGAGGCTATGGGCGGTAAAGTTTGGTGTGACAGCAACTTGGGCGAAGGGGCTTGTTTCTCCATTGAGCTGGCAAAGGCTTCGGCGATTAGTCTGATTGATGATAAAAATGATGAAATTTCGGTACAAGGTTAA
- a CDS encoding RNA methyltransferase, with amino-acid sequence MSKTLPKKFEERMKKQLGDDFKAFEAALKKDSPVSVRLNPLKPTQKFEGLPQIPWCTEGRYLSERPSFVTDPLIFAGTYYVQEASSMFLSTVLKQAVSLEDPLRVLDLCAAPGGKSTLINSLISSKSMLLSNELVTKRAVPLMENLVRWGHSNAFVSSSNVDDFEGIDDYFDVAVVDAPCSGEGMFRKDPKTALAWSENFVATCSIRQKSLLEAIAPSIKPGGLLIYSTCTYSPNENEEALQWLADQGDFEVVKIKLEENWGIDTIEVAGLEGYRFYPHKVEGEGFFMACLRKKSDGYPVKFPKIPKKGGPRLERLPKKYISLLEPWIKSTEGFEFFLQEEQVWAVKKEFVQDLKLLNAKLDMKMAGLEMGKFKNKKFIPAHPLAMSEELNPKVKSLELDYGQAISYLRRQELDLDTQGLQGWAIARFEGVNLGWMKVLPGRINNYYPMDLRIRKEI; translated from the coding sequence ATGAGCAAGACCTTACCGAAGAAGTTTGAAGAGCGAATGAAAAAACAGCTGGGAGATGATTTTAAAGCTTTTGAAGCGGCGTTGAAAAAAGATTCCCCCGTTTCGGTGAGGTTGAATCCGCTCAAGCCAACCCAAAAGTTTGAAGGGCTTCCCCAAATTCCTTGGTGTACGGAAGGACGATACCTTTCGGAAAGACCGTCTTTTGTAACCGACCCGCTCATTTTTGCAGGGACTTATTACGTACAAGAAGCATCGTCCATGTTTTTGAGTACGGTGCTGAAGCAGGCAGTTTCCTTAGAAGATCCACTGAGGGTACTGGATTTGTGCGCTGCCCCAGGTGGGAAAAGTACACTGATCAATTCGCTCATTAGCTCTAAAAGTATGTTGCTTTCCAATGAATTGGTCACCAAAAGAGCTGTTCCTTTGATGGAAAATCTCGTTCGCTGGGGGCATTCCAATGCTTTTGTGAGTAGCAGTAATGTTGACGACTTTGAGGGGATAGACGATTATTTTGATGTGGCGGTAGTAGATGCTCCTTGCTCGGGAGAAGGAATGTTCCGCAAAGACCCTAAAACGGCCCTTGCCTGGTCCGAGAATTTTGTGGCTACATGCAGCATTCGGCAAAAAAGTTTGTTGGAGGCGATAGCTCCTAGCATAAAGCCCGGAGGACTGTTGATTTATAGCACTTGTACCTACTCGCCCAACGAAAATGAAGAAGCCCTCCAGTGGCTTGCCGACCAAGGTGATTTTGAAGTGGTGAAGATCAAGTTGGAGGAGAACTGGGGGATTGATACCATTGAAGTTGCTGGGTTGGAAGGTTACCGGTTTTATCCACATAAGGTAGAAGGTGAGGGCTTTTTTATGGCTTGCCTACGCAAGAAAAGTGATGGCTACCCTGTGAAGTTTCCCAAAATACCGAAGAAAGGTGGCCCTAGGCTGGAAAGGCTTCCCAAAAAATACATTTCCCTTCTTGAGCCTTGGATCAAAAGCACCGAGGGTTTTGAGTTTTTCTTGCAGGAAGAGCAGGTTTGGGCCGTGAAAAAAGAGTTTGTGCAAGATTTGAAATTGCTGAACGCCAAGCTGGATATGAAAATGGCGGGGTTGGAAATGGGGAAGTTTAAAAACAAGAAATTTATCCCTGCCCACCCATTGGCGATGAGCGAAGAGCTCAACCCAAAAGTGAAATCCTTGGAGTTGGACTATGGGCAAGCAATCAGCTACCTCCGCAGGCAAGAACTTGATCTCGATACCCAAGGGCTGCAAGGTTGGGCAATCGCCCGCTTCGAAGGGGTAAACCTCGGCTGGATGAAAGTCCTCCCTGGCAGGATCAACAATTATTACCCGATGGACTTGAGGATTAGGAAGGAGATTTGA
- a CDS encoding J domain-containing protein, whose amino-acid sequence MIDRIRGILKAEFNDKFERVFDFDQSIDDLDVDEIIKRFTKKKAEEHSWKEEEKQTSSSSSGRSRYQAPPPDPAVEKEKAYYANLELAPGVPFAEIKKSYRRLMKIYHPDLYHNDKEKFEMAQEVSRQINEAYVYFENKYGK is encoded by the coding sequence ATGATAGATAGGATAAGAGGAATATTAAAAGCCGAATTCAACGATAAGTTTGAAAGGGTTTTCGATTTTGACCAATCGATTGACGATTTGGATGTTGACGAAATAATAAAGAGGTTCACTAAAAAGAAAGCAGAAGAGCATTCTTGGAAAGAAGAAGAGAAACAGACAAGCAGCAGTTCTTCAGGACGTTCGAGGTATCAAGCACCACCACCAGACCCTGCGGTTGAGAAGGAAAAAGCGTATTATGCAAATTTGGAGCTAGCACCTGGAGTCCCTTTTGCCGAAATCAAAAAATCGTACAGGAGGTTAATGAAGATTTACCACCCAGACCTCTACCATAACGACAAAGAGAAATTTGAAATGGCACAGGAAGTATCGAGGCAGATAAACGAGGCTTATGTGTATTTTGAGAATAAATATGGAAAGTAA
- a CDS encoding DUF4132 domain-containing protein yields the protein MSIIEKLKSIVTGETNDDTANETFKRVIDETIKEIEKKDKHGYYYSPDVNETSIYKGEVKKWDDTQKINFLQYCMSTIAEYKRGLRHGGTYSHKEEETCNAYLHQILRTKIHFEAQQAIDLINKFCETAKYNSWKSVHAWPIGLFVNQLSKQLKSKIISEELLKALDVLKAKCKQDTNNYNATAKAKLINKLDSIYFDSTNGAAEIKPILFLGDDQFKEFANSFIKEAPEKDQPHWYRLVALAQTANTGKPTKKYLKESNALFKELGAEKFKKTVNAWLVFLYELKEKTTEYTQTYAGGSYNYTTSEFLSSVNSDAIKGFIWMCSHFHDETTLNNISRLAERSYRKIPGKGPAAAAVGNACLFTLFQSKGLSGIGKLSRLKLRIKQANTQKMIDKYLKDAAKTRGISIQEIEDMAVEDFGLAQGKKLMTFDDYQAEIEITGIGKSTLKWIKPDGAYQKSVPAFVKEKHAQKLKKLKATKKQLEQTLTAQRDRVDRMFRQNRSWNMENFTQLYLEHGLMAALSHKLIWVFTSGENAQTGIYIGGKWTSPKGEIFQPSTDSVVTLWHPANYSVEKIKDWRDFLIEKKLQQPLKQAFREVYLLTDAEVNTKSYSNRMAAHVLKQHQFNMLAKTRGWNYALMGWYDDGRYNEAADLELPEFGLKAEYWINEINADDAYNDTGIWNYIATDQIRFLDLKTNDVVDMVDIPVVPFSEVLRDVDLFVGVASVGNDPTWQDSGGVPAYRDYWTAYSFGDLSEIAKNRKEILSSLLPRLKISKVAEIKDKFLVVKGKLRTYKIHIGSTNILMEPNDQYLCIVPDRSKKNHTDNLYIPFEGDSGLSVILSKAFLLAEDDKITDSTITSQIKWR from the coding sequence ATGAGCATTATAGAAAAGTTAAAAAGCATAGTTACAGGAGAAACAAACGACGATACTGCAAACGAGACCTTTAAAAGGGTAATAGACGAAACCATAAAGGAGATTGAAAAAAAGGACAAACACGGCTACTATTATTCCCCAGATGTAAACGAAACGTCTATTTACAAAGGCGAGGTAAAAAAATGGGATGACACTCAGAAAATCAACTTTTTACAGTACTGTATGTCTACCATTGCAGAGTATAAAAGGGGGCTTAGGCATGGAGGAACCTATTCACACAAAGAGGAGGAAACTTGCAATGCTTATCTCCATCAAATTTTAAGAACCAAAATCCACTTTGAAGCCCAACAAGCGATTGACCTCATCAATAAGTTTTGTGAAACAGCAAAATACAACAGCTGGAAATCGGTACATGCTTGGCCTATAGGCCTGTTCGTGAATCAATTGAGCAAACAACTGAAAAGCAAGATAATATCGGAAGAACTTCTAAAGGCACTCGACGTATTGAAAGCAAAATGCAAACAAGACACGAACAACTACAATGCAACTGCCAAAGCAAAATTAATAAACAAGCTGGACTCCATCTATTTCGATTCAACAAATGGTGCAGCTGAAATAAAACCCATTCTTTTTTTAGGAGATGATCAATTTAAAGAATTTGCCAACTCCTTCATCAAAGAAGCTCCTGAAAAAGACCAACCTCATTGGTACCGCCTAGTTGCACTTGCACAAACTGCCAATACTGGAAAGCCCACGAAGAAATACTTAAAAGAAAGTAATGCCCTCTTCAAAGAACTCGGAGCAGAAAAGTTCAAAAAAACAGTTAATGCTTGGCTAGTTTTTCTGTACGAACTAAAGGAAAAGACCACCGAATACACCCAAACCTATGCAGGAGGTTCTTACAACTACACTACTTCAGAGTTTTTGTCCTCGGTAAATTCTGATGCCATAAAAGGTTTTATTTGGATGTGCAGCCACTTTCATGACGAAACTACGCTCAACAATATTTCAAGATTAGCCGAACGGAGTTATAGAAAAATCCCTGGAAAAGGTCCTGCTGCCGCAGCGGTAGGTAATGCTTGCCTCTTCACACTTTTTCAGTCGAAAGGTCTTTCGGGCATAGGAAAGCTTTCGCGCCTCAAGCTGAGGATAAAGCAAGCCAACACTCAAAAGATGATCGACAAGTACCTGAAGGACGCTGCCAAGACCCGTGGTATTTCTATACAAGAAATTGAGGACATGGCAGTGGAAGACTTTGGCCTAGCGCAAGGTAAAAAACTTATGACATTTGACGATTACCAAGCTGAAATAGAGATTACGGGAATTGGGAAATCGACCTTGAAATGGATAAAACCAGACGGTGCTTACCAAAAGTCTGTTCCTGCTTTTGTGAAAGAAAAACATGCCCAAAAGCTCAAAAAGCTAAAGGCTACTAAAAAGCAACTAGAGCAAACACTCACCGCCCAAAGAGACAGAGTTGATAGAATGTTCAGGCAAAACCGCAGCTGGAACATGGAAAACTTTACCCAGCTCTACCTAGAACATGGCTTAATGGCAGCCCTTTCCCACAAACTCATTTGGGTGTTTACCTCAGGGGAAAATGCACAAACTGGCATTTACATAGGTGGGAAATGGACGAGCCCCAAGGGGGAAATCTTCCAGCCCAGTACCGATAGCGTGGTTACGCTGTGGCATCCAGCTAACTATTCTGTAGAAAAGATAAAAGATTGGAGAGATTTTTTGATCGAAAAAAAACTCCAGCAGCCCTTAAAACAAGCTTTCCGCGAGGTGTACCTCCTCACCGATGCCGAAGTAAATACCAAGTCTTACAGCAACCGAATGGCTGCCCACGTACTGAAACAGCATCAGTTTAATATGTTGGCAAAAACTAGGGGCTGGAACTATGCCCTGATGGGCTGGTACGACGACGGTCGGTACAATGAAGCTGCTGATTTGGAACTTCCTGAGTTTGGGCTAAAGGCAGAATATTGGATAAATGAAATCAATGCAGACGATGCCTATAATGACACTGGTATTTGGAACTACATAGCTACCGACCAAATCCGCTTTTTAGACCTAAAAACAAATGATGTGGTTGATATGGTAGACATACCCGTTGTTCCTTTTTCTGAAGTGCTAAGGGATGTGGATTTGTTTGTGGGAGTAGCCAGCGTGGGCAACGACCCAACTTGGCAAGACTCAGGCGGCGTACCAGCCTATAGAGATTATTGGACAGCTTATTCGTTTGGGGATCTTTCCGAAATAGCGAAAAACAGGAAAGAAATCCTTAGTTCCCTCTTACCAAGGCTTAAAATCAGTAAAGTAGCTGAAATAAAAGATAAGTTTTTGGTGGTGAAAGGAAAGTTAAGAACCTACAAAATTCATATTGGAAGCACCAATATCCTGATGGAACCCAATGACCAATACCTCTGCATCGTTCCAGACCGAAGCAAGAAAAACCATACCGATAACTTGTATATTCCTTTCGAGGGAGACTCTGGGTTGTCCGTCATTTTATCCAAAGCCTTCTTACTTGCGGAAGATGATAAAATAACCGACTCAACCATTACCTCCCAGATTAAGTGGAGGTAG